A stretch of Candidatus Korarchaeota archaeon NZ13-K DNA encodes these proteins:
- a CDS encoding DegT/DnrJ/EryC1/StrS family aminotransferase: MIPISRPCIGEKEILKVIEVLKSGMLAQGELVERFERAFASYIGSKYAVAVSNGTAALHVALIAMGVGPGDEVIVPSYSFFATASAVILSGARPVFADVDPRTGTIDPDEVRRKISGRTKAVIPVHIHGHPADLDAIREAGGGREVLVLEDCAQAHGALYKGRRVGGIGEAGAFSFYPTKNMTTGEGG, translated from the coding sequence TTGATACCCATATCCAGGCCCTGCATAGGTGAGAAGGAGATCCTGAAAGTCATTGAGGTCCTGAAGTCAGGGATGTTGGCTCAAGGGGAGCTTGTTGAGAGGTTTGAGCGAGCCTTTGCATCATACATCGGAAGCAAGTATGCTGTCGCTGTCTCTAACGGAACCGCGGCCCTTCACGTGGCGCTCATAGCAATGGGCGTGGGACCGGGTGACGAGGTCATAGTGCCCAGCTACAGCTTCTTCGCGACAGCCTCTGCCGTGATACTCTCTGGCGCGAGACCTGTTTTCGCCGATGTGGACCCCAGGACGGGTACCATAGACCCAGATGAGGTCAGGAGGAAAATATCAGGGAGGACCAAGGCTGTGATACCTGTCCACATCCACGGACATCCTGCAGATCTGGATGCTATAAGGGAGGCCGGTGGGGGGAGGGAAGTCCTCGTCTTGGAGGACTGCGCTCAGGCGCACGGTGCGCTCTACAAGGGGAGGAGGGTGGGTGGCATCGGCGAGGCAGGGGCCTTCAGCTTCTATCCGACCAAGAATATGACCACAGGGGAGGGTGGGAT